A single window of Streptomyces sp. NBC_00464 DNA harbors:
- a CDS encoding helix-turn-helix transcriptional regulator, with protein sequence MPRPIARVLALLELLQSGGIRSVTELADRLDVDERTVRRYVGHLIDLDVPVESVRGRYGGYRLAPGFRMPPLMLSDDEALAVLLGLVAGRRVGLTTATGTASETAAAKIRRVLPERLRLRLDAVLGSLAFTTPPGAAATPESAVLLPIADAVNHHRPVSFGYTAADGRRSERTLHPYGIVAHSGRWYVTAADLTTGEDRTFRLDRISGVRTLPGSFEPPAGLDPAKRVLTGLATAPYRHEVTLRVQGTAEQIHARLPAGVAIVEELPSPGGADPETERWSRVELRVDRLDWLPAVLASLDRPFVIDRPDELRGLVEALAERLTHSARRSPPPPCRSA encoded by the coding sequence ATGCCCCGCCCCATTGCCCGCGTGCTCGCCCTGCTGGAACTGCTTCAGTCGGGCGGCATCCGGAGCGTGACCGAGCTCGCCGATCGGCTCGACGTCGACGAACGCACCGTACGGCGCTACGTCGGCCACCTCATCGACCTCGACGTGCCCGTCGAGTCGGTACGCGGCCGCTACGGCGGCTACCGGCTCGCCCCCGGCTTTCGCATGCCTCCGCTCATGCTGAGCGACGACGAAGCGCTCGCCGTGCTGCTCGGTCTGGTCGCGGGGCGGCGAGTCGGCCTGACGACGGCAACGGGCACGGCGAGCGAGACGGCGGCGGCCAAGATCCGGCGGGTGCTGCCCGAGCGGCTGCGCCTCAGGCTCGACGCCGTGCTCGGCTCGCTCGCCTTCACGACTCCGCCCGGCGCGGCAGCCACCCCGGAATCCGCGGTCCTGCTCCCGATCGCCGACGCGGTGAACCATCACCGGCCGGTCTCGTTCGGATACACCGCCGCCGACGGCCGGCGCAGCGAACGCACACTGCACCCCTACGGGATCGTCGCCCACTCGGGCAGGTGGTACGTCACGGCCGCGGATCTCACGACGGGCGAGGACCGGACGTTCCGGCTGGATCGCATCTCCGGTGTGAGGACGCTGCCCGGCTCGTTCGAGCCACCTGCCGGACTCGACCCGGCGAAGCGCGTTCTGACCGGGCTCGCGACGGCTCCGTACCGGCACGAGGTGACCCTGCGGGTCCAGGGGACGGCCGAGCAGATCCACGCCCGGCTGCCCGCCGGCGTCGCGATCGTGGAGGAGCTGCCGTCCCCGGGCGGCGCGGATCCGGAGACGGAGCGCTGGTCACGTGTCGAGCTGCGGGTGGACCGGCTCGACTGGCTGCCCGCTGTACTCGCCTCGCTGGACCGGCCCTTCGTCATCGACCGTCCGGATGAGCTCCGCGGTCTCGTCGAGGCTCTCGCCGAACGGCTCACGCACTCTGCCCGGCGAAGCCCGCCTCCCCCTTGCCGGTCAGCCTGA
- a CDS encoding VOC family protein codes for MDFVSIRIITGDIARLVDFYERATGVPADWSNEDFAELRTTSATLAIGSTRTVPLFAPGSARPADNHSVILEFLVDDVDSVHKNLTGFVKDFVNEPTTMPWGNRALLFRDPDGNLVNFFTPVTPSAIEKFAR; via the coding sequence ATGGACTTCGTCTCCATCCGCATCATCACGGGCGACATCGCCCGCCTCGTCGACTTCTACGAGCGCGCCACCGGAGTACCCGCCGACTGGTCCAACGAGGACTTCGCCGAGCTCAGGACCACCTCCGCCACCCTCGCGATCGGCAGCACCCGCACCGTCCCTCTGTTCGCGCCCGGCTCCGCCCGCCCGGCCGACAACCACAGCGTCATCCTCGAATTCCTCGTCGACGACGTGGACAGCGTGCACAAGAACCTGACCGGCTTCGTGAAGGACTTCGTCAACGAGCCCACCACCATGCCCTGGGGCAACCGCGCGCTCCTGTTCCGCGACCCCGACGGCAACCTCGTCAACTTCTTCACCCCCGTCACCCCGTCCGCCATCGAGAAGTTCGCTCGCTGA
- a CDS encoding sugar phosphate isomerase/epimerase family protein: MKLAFSTLGVPGLPMAEVVRLAAEHGYQGVELRAHPEEPVHPGLSKAERAGVADEFKRGGVEILTVAGYVRAAAEGDDQPVLDELAGLVELAHDLGARNVRVFPGGGDQDPATADATAARRLAAAAPYAADLGVRVLLETHDSHRAGVDVARVVGTVGHGSIGALWDIMHTWLAGEEPVASHAVLAPHLGYVQVKDIASAEDTTPVALGAGVLPLRACLDTLDADSWVCWEYEKRWHPQAAELPGLLAAGREHLLRLGAPKD, from the coding sequence GTGAAGCTCGCTTTCTCCACCCTCGGGGTTCCGGGACTGCCGATGGCCGAGGTCGTCCGGCTGGCCGCCGAGCACGGCTACCAGGGGGTGGAGCTGCGCGCCCATCCCGAGGAGCCGGTGCACCCCGGGCTCTCGAAGGCCGAACGGGCCGGCGTGGCCGATGAGTTCAAGCGGGGCGGGGTCGAGATCCTGACCGTGGCGGGCTATGTGCGGGCGGCCGCCGAGGGGGACGACCAGCCGGTGCTGGACGAGCTCGCCGGGCTGGTCGAGCTGGCCCACGACCTGGGTGCGCGAAACGTCCGGGTCTTCCCGGGCGGCGGCGACCAGGACCCGGCGACTGCCGACGCGACCGCCGCGCGCCGACTGGCCGCCGCCGCTCCGTACGCCGCCGACCTGGGCGTACGCGTCCTGCTGGAGACCCACGACTCGCACCGCGCGGGGGTCGATGTCGCCCGGGTGGTCGGCACGGTGGGGCACGGGAGCATCGGCGCGCTGTGGGACATCATGCACACGTGGCTGGCGGGTGAGGAGCCGGTGGCGAGCCATGCGGTGCTGGCCCCGCACCTGGGATACGTACAGGTGAAGGACATCGCATCGGCCGAGGACACCACGCCGGTGGCCCTGGGCGCGGGGGTGCTGCCGCTGCGGGCGTGCCTGGACACGCTGGACGCGGACAGCTGGGTCTGCTGGGAGTACGAGAAGCGCTGGCACCCGCAGGCGGCGGAGCTGCCGGGGCTGCTCGCCGCGGGGCGCGAGCACCTGCTGCGGCTGGGGGCGCCGAAGGACTAG
- a CDS encoding LacI family DNA-binding transcriptional regulator: MTVTLADVAARARVSPATVSRVLNGNYPVATSTRERVLRAVDDLDYVLNGPASSLAAATSDLIGILVNDIADPFFGIMAGAAQTEIGGPGDGSGRAGGEKLAIVCNTGGTPERELTYLTLLQRQRAAAVVLTGGAVEDPAHQAAMSAKLAKLADAGTRVVLCGRPPLPDNASVVAALAFDNRGGGRRLTEHLLSLGHRNIGYVAGPVERTTTRHRLEGHRDAMKAVGLVGDEERLTVHGSYDRRSGYDATLELLRREPEITAVVAANDTVALGAAAAIRDRGLRIPEDISVAGFDDLPFSVDVVPALTTVRLPLVEAGARAGRLATGKEAPPPGGIATIAAELMVRGSTAAPRG, from the coding sequence ATGACAGTCACCCTGGCGGATGTGGCGGCTCGCGCCCGGGTGTCCCCGGCCACCGTTTCCCGTGTGCTGAACGGCAACTACCCGGTGGCGACCTCCACCCGGGAGCGGGTCCTGCGTGCGGTGGACGACCTGGACTACGTGCTCAACGGGCCCGCGAGTTCGCTCGCCGCGGCCACGTCCGACCTGATCGGGATCCTGGTCAACGACATCGCCGACCCGTTCTTCGGGATCATGGCGGGGGCGGCCCAGACGGAGATCGGCGGTCCGGGCGACGGCTCGGGCCGGGCGGGCGGCGAGAAGCTCGCGATCGTCTGCAACACGGGTGGCACCCCGGAACGCGAACTCACCTACCTCACCCTGCTCCAGCGCCAGCGCGCCGCAGCCGTCGTCCTCACCGGCGGCGCGGTCGAGGACCCGGCCCACCAGGCCGCGATGTCCGCGAAGCTGGCGAAACTCGCGGACGCGGGCACCCGGGTGGTCCTGTGCGGGCGGCCGCCGCTGCCCGACAACGCCTCCGTGGTGGCCGCACTGGCCTTCGACAACCGGGGCGGCGGCCGGCGCCTCACCGAGCATCTCCTCTCGCTGGGCCACCGCAACATCGGCTATGTCGCGGGCCCGGTCGAGCGGACCACGACCCGGCACCGACTGGAGGGCCACCGCGACGCGATGAAGGCCGTGGGGCTCGTCGGCGACGAGGAGCGGCTCACCGTGCACGGCTCCTACGACCGCCGCTCCGGCTACGACGCCACGCTCGAACTCCTGCGCCGGGAACCGGAGATCACCGCCGTCGTCGCGGCGAACGACACCGTCGCCCTGGGCGCGGCCGCGGCGATCCGCGACCGCGGGCTGCGCATCCCCGAGGACATCTCGGTGGCGGGCTTCGACGACCTGCCGTTCTCGGTGGACGTCGTCCCGGCCCTGACGACCGTACGGCTGCCGCTCGTCGAGGCGGGGGCGCGGGCGGGCCGGCTGGCGACCGGCAAGGAGGCCCCGCCGCCGGGCGGCATCGCGACGATCGCCGCGGAGCTGATGGTGCGCGGGTCGACGGCCGCGCCCCGGGGGTGA
- a CDS encoding Gfo/Idh/MocA family protein: MTRRTVRIAMNGVTGRMGYRQHLVRSVLAIREQGGLDLGNGDVLWPEPVLVGRRAHALEALAEQHGLTEWSTDLDAVLADDTIDIYFDAQVTSARVEAIKKAIAAGKHIYTEKPTATDVEGALDLARLARDAGIKHGVVQDKIFLPGLLKLKRLIDGGFFGEILSVRGEFGYWVFEGDWQEAQRPSWNYRSEDGGGIVVDMFPHWEYVLHELFGRVTTVQAHVQTHIPERWDEHGKPYAATADDAAYGIFQLEGGAVAQINSSWTVRVNRDELVEFQVDGTHGSAVAGLRNCRVQHRSATPKPVWNPDLPVTESFRDQWQEVPDNAVFDNGFKAQWELFLRHIVLDEPYTWDLMAGARGVQLAELGLKSSAEGRRFDVPELTL; this comes from the coding sequence GTGACACGCAGGACAGTGCGCATCGCCATGAACGGCGTCACGGGTCGCATGGGATACCGGCAGCACCTGGTGCGCTCGGTCCTCGCGATCCGCGAGCAGGGCGGCCTCGACCTCGGCAACGGCGACGTGCTGTGGCCCGAGCCGGTCCTCGTCGGCCGCCGCGCCCACGCGCTGGAGGCGCTCGCCGAGCAGCACGGTCTGACCGAGTGGTCGACCGACCTCGACGCGGTCCTCGCCGACGACACCATCGACATCTACTTCGACGCCCAGGTCACCTCGGCCCGCGTCGAGGCGATCAAGAAGGCCATCGCGGCGGGCAAGCACATCTACACCGAGAAGCCCACCGCCACCGACGTCGAGGGCGCCCTCGACCTCGCCCGCCTCGCCCGGGACGCCGGCATCAAGCACGGCGTCGTCCAGGACAAGATCTTCCTGCCGGGCCTGCTGAAGCTGAAGCGCCTCATCGACGGCGGCTTCTTCGGCGAGATCCTCTCCGTGCGCGGCGAGTTCGGCTACTGGGTCTTCGAGGGCGACTGGCAGGAGGCCCAGCGCCCCTCGTGGAACTACCGCTCGGAGGACGGCGGCGGCATCGTCGTCGACATGTTCCCGCACTGGGAGTACGTACTCCACGAGCTGTTCGGCCGGGTCACCACCGTCCAGGCGCACGTCCAGACGCACATCCCCGAGCGCTGGGACGAGCACGGCAAGCCGTACGCCGCGACCGCGGACGACGCCGCGTACGGCATCTTCCAGCTGGAGGGCGGCGCCGTCGCCCAGATCAACTCCTCCTGGACGGTGCGCGTCAACCGGGACGAGCTCGTCGAGTTCCAGGTCGACGGCACCCACGGCTCCGCCGTCGCGGGCCTGCGCAACTGCCGCGTCCAGCACCGCTCGGCCACCCCCAAGCCGGTCTGGAACCCCGACCTCCCGGTCACCGAGTCCTTCCGTGACCAGTGGCAGGAAGTCCCCGACAACGCGGTCTTCGACAACGGCTTCAAGGCCCAGTGGGAGCTGTTCCTCCGCCACATCGTGCTGGACGAGCCCTACACCTGGGACCTGATGGCCGGCGCGCGCGGCGTCCAGCTCGCCGAGCTCGGCCTCAAGTCCTCCGCCGAGGGCCGCCGTTTCGACGTCCCGGAGCTGACCCTGTGA